One genomic region from Listeria monocytogenes encodes:
- a CDS encoding PTS sugar transporter subunit IIC, whose product MNGLTAFLEKYFVPVAAKIGSQKHLVALRDAFISTMPITMAGSIAVLLNAFFRDFPTDWGWTGFVEAMQPLIGINGYVYNGTLAIVSIIFAFSLGYNLSKAYEVDRLAGGLVSLAAFVMNLTVTVSLDAVKAAIAASNANFDVATLPKEFAGIYGFFSLSQVNGTGLFTAMIFGFISTIIYAKLMRRNIIIKMPDSVPPAVSKAFAAIIPALVALYVVGIIDWAFFKITNMDVITWISKTIQEPLLSLSQGYGAVLLVTFLVQLLWFFGIHGPNVLAPVLESLWGTAQLQNISAAQEGAKLPFEWVRGSFDAYVWMGGSGGTLVLIIALLMFSKRADARTVAKLSLAPGIFNINEPIMFGLPIVLNTIYLIPFLIAPMVMVTIAYFATTLGIVGPVKIAVVWVMPPLLNSFLATGGDWMAPVISLINMVVAFLIWVPFVITANRVGVPEEEMKA is encoded by the coding sequence ATGAATGGATTAACAGCATTTTTAGAAAAGTATTTTGTGCCGGTAGCAGCAAAAATTGGTTCACAAAAACATCTAGTTGCATTACGTGATGCTTTTATTTCAACAATGCCAATCACTATGGCTGGGTCAATTGCAGTACTTTTAAATGCGTTTTTTAGGGATTTTCCAACTGACTGGGGATGGACAGGATTTGTGGAAGCGATGCAACCACTTATCGGGATTAATGGATATGTATACAATGGGACGTTAGCAATTGTTTCAATTATTTTTGCCTTTTCACTAGGGTATAATTTATCAAAAGCGTATGAAGTGGATCGATTAGCTGGGGGGCTAGTTTCTCTTGCTGCTTTTGTTATGAACTTAACTGTTACTGTTAGCTTAGATGCAGTAAAAGCTGCGATTGCGGCTTCTAATGCAAATTTCGATGTAGCTACTTTACCAAAAGAATTTGCTGGAATTTACGGATTCTTTAGCCTAAGCCAAGTAAATGGTACCGGCTTGTTTACCGCAATGATTTTCGGTTTTATATCAACTATTATTTATGCGAAATTAATGCGCAGAAATATTATTATCAAAATGCCAGATTCTGTTCCACCGGCTGTAAGTAAAGCTTTCGCAGCGATTATTCCTGCTTTAGTAGCACTTTATGTTGTTGGTATTATTGACTGGGCATTCTTCAAAATCACAAATATGGACGTTATTACTTGGATTTCCAAAACAATTCAAGAACCGCTATTATCACTTTCGCAAGGCTACGGAGCTGTTTTACTAGTTACTTTCTTAGTACAATTACTATGGTTCTTCGGGATTCATGGTCCGAACGTACTTGCTCCGGTTCTAGAGTCACTTTGGGGTACAGCACAACTACAAAACATTAGTGCGGCACAAGAAGGCGCTAAATTACCATTCGAATGGGTACGTGGTTCTTTCGATGCGTATGTATGGATGGGTGGTTCAGGCGGTACGCTTGTATTAATTATCGCGTTACTAATGTTCTCGAAACGAGCGGATGCACGAACAGTTGCGAAATTGTCTCTTGCACCAGGTATATTTAATATTAACGAACCAATCATGTTTGGTTTACCGATTGTATTAAATACAATTTACTTAATACCATTCCTTATCGCGCCAATGGTAATGGTAACAATCGCTTACTTTGCAACAACACTCGGCATTGTCGGGCCAGTTAAAATTGCAGTAGTTTGGGTAATGCCGCCACTTCTGAATTCCTTCTTAGCAACCGGGGGAGATTGGATGGCACCAGTAATTTCACTCATAAATATGGTCGTCGCGTTCTTGATTTGGGTACCATTTGTTATTACCGCAAATCGCGTTGGTGTACCAGAAGAAGAGATGAAAGCTTAG
- a CDS encoding MurR/RpiR family transcriptional regulator, with protein sequence MNILIKIRELTNLTNSEKELANYILANPKKTLQFKPKELAAAAFVSAATIYRLINKLGLNGIGELKIEIASSLRETNAEKDINYDYPILESDTPYQIMTNLNQIYKGTIDETLNNADPEELVKIGEKLINAKTIDVYAASANLFFAQNFKFQMQEIGVLVNVPEEDYIQSLSAANSDENHIAIVVSYGGRSRTLQRVVKILSENNVDIILITSMQDNPLVEFATHKIYMASAENHYNKVSSFSTRQSLLSIFDTLYSIYFNQNYEKNIQYKTTNYQKMNTELE encoded by the coding sequence ATGAATATTTTAATTAAAATACGCGAACTAACCAATTTAACCAATAGTGAAAAAGAACTTGCGAATTATATTTTAGCGAACCCGAAAAAAACATTACAGTTTAAGCCAAAAGAGTTGGCTGCAGCTGCCTTCGTTTCTGCTGCAACAATCTACCGCTTAATTAACAAACTAGGGCTGAACGGAATCGGTGAACTAAAAATCGAAATCGCTTCGAGCCTTCGAGAAACAAACGCTGAAAAAGATATAAATTACGATTATCCTATTTTGGAATCCGATACACCCTACCAAATAATGACTAACCTAAACCAAATATATAAAGGAACCATCGACGAAACATTAAATAACGCCGATCCAGAAGAACTTGTAAAAATTGGTGAAAAATTAATTAATGCAAAAACTATTGATGTTTACGCGGCTTCTGCCAATTTATTTTTCGCTCAAAATTTCAAATTTCAAATGCAGGAAATCGGCGTTTTAGTCAATGTCCCTGAAGAAGATTATATCCAAAGCTTATCGGCCGCCAACAGCGACGAAAACCATATTGCCATCGTTGTTTCTTACGGCGGCCGGAGTCGGACACTTCAAAGAGTCGTCAAAATCTTGTCCGAAAACAATGTCGATATTATTTTAATTACATCTATGCAAGACAATCCTTTAGTCGAATTTGCCACACACAAAATCTACATGGCCTCCGCTGAGAACCATTACAACAAAGTCTCTTCATTCTCAACACGGCAATCATTACTAAGCATTTTCGACACGCTTTATTCCATTTATTTTAACCAGAATTACGAAAAAAACATTCAATACAAAACGACTAATTACCAAAAAATGAACACTGAATTGGAATGA
- the recR gene encoding recombination mediator RecR: MHYPEPITKLIDSFMKLPGIGPKSAARLAFYVLDMKEDDVLDFAKALVDAKRNLSFCSVCGHITDKDPCYICADTSRDRSVICVVQESKDVIAMEKMRDFHGLYHVLHGTISPMDGIGPEDINIPDLLKRLQDDTIEEVILATNPNVEGEATAMYISRLLKPSGIKVTRIAHGLPVGGDLEYADEVTLSKAMEGRREV; encoded by the coding sequence ATGCATTATCCTGAGCCGATAACGAAATTAATAGATAGTTTTATGAAATTACCAGGAATTGGACCAAAATCGGCAGCTCGGCTAGCATTTTATGTGTTAGATATGAAAGAAGACGATGTGCTAGATTTTGCAAAAGCACTTGTTGATGCGAAGAGAAACCTAAGCTTTTGTTCCGTTTGTGGTCACATTACAGATAAGGATCCATGTTATATTTGTGCTGATACGTCACGCGATCGAAGTGTTATTTGTGTGGTACAAGAATCCAAAGATGTCATTGCAATGGAAAAAATGCGTGATTTTCATGGCTTATACCACGTGCTTCATGGCACAATTTCTCCAATGGACGGAATTGGACCAGAAGATATTAATATTCCTGATTTGCTGAAACGTTTGCAAGATGACACTATTGAAGAAGTTATTTTAGCAACAAATCCAAATGTTGAAGGAGAAGCCACTGCGATGTATATTTCGCGTTTACTAAAACCTTCAGGCATAAAAGTAACGAGAATAGCGCATGGCCTTCCAGTGGGTGGAGACTTAGAATATGCGGATGAAGTGACGCTTTCAAAAGCAATGGAAGGACGAAGAGAAGTCTAA
- a CDS encoding DUF3284 domain-containing protein, whose protein sequence is MNVTQKLYISQKECFDTLVSSAIYDVKNATGKTLQVRKLEGYKYQRTMSNGALATTKIVKVQPNELYQFETSSRVNTHTTTYTIKSTSETTCEVTYNELIETEKALNKMNNIIVGFMFGFFRKKRVKNLLKSIELSVINESKQKQEKLAAKSEQ, encoded by the coding sequence GTGAATGTCACACAGAAATTATATATATCCCAAAAAGAATGCTTTGATACACTAGTTAGCTCAGCAATCTATGATGTGAAAAATGCCACTGGTAAAACGCTTCAAGTACGCAAATTAGAAGGATATAAATATCAACGTACGATGTCTAATGGCGCACTTGCGACAACAAAAATTGTTAAAGTGCAACCTAATGAACTTTATCAATTCGAAACAAGTAGTCGTGTGAACACTCATACGACGACGTATACGATAAAATCCACTAGCGAAACAACATGCGAAGTGACGTATAACGAATTAATTGAAACGGAAAAAGCGCTAAATAAAATGAATAATATTATTGTTGGTTTTATGTTCGGCTTCTTCCGGAAAAAGCGTGTGAAAAATTTGCTGAAATCAATTGAGCTTTCTGTTATTAATGAAAGTAAGCAGAAGCAGGAGAAATTGGCTGCTAAAAGTGAACAGTAA
- the dhaK1 gene encoding dihydroxyacetone kinase subunit DhaK1 codes for MKKILNGTDQVVEQMVEGLVKSHADVVHRVEGTRVIARNDKRPGKVGLVSGGGSGHEPAHAGYVGRGMLSAAVCGDVFTSPTPDQIYEGIKAADQGAGVLLIVKNYTGDVMNFEMAADLADADDIKVEQIVVDDDIAVEDSTFTTGRRGVAGTVLVHKIIGAAAEAGASLDELKALGEKVIASVKTLGVALSPCTVPEVGHPGFELGDDEIELGIGIHGEPGFTREKIMPSASLAKQLYERISNESKLLAGDKVVVLVNGMGATPLMEQYVFANDVHELLKNAGVQVAKTLVGDYMTSLEMAGLSLTILKLEDEKWVDMLKLPVDTIAW; via the coding sequence ATGAAGAAGATTCTTAACGGTACTGATCAAGTAGTAGAACAGATGGTGGAAGGTTTAGTTAAATCGCATGCTGATGTTGTTCACCGTGTCGAAGGAACTCGCGTCATTGCAAGAAATGATAAACGTCCAGGAAAAGTCGGACTTGTAAGCGGTGGAGGTTCTGGTCACGAGCCGGCTCATGCTGGTTATGTGGGTCGCGGAATGTTGTCTGCGGCTGTGTGCGGTGATGTTTTCACTTCCCCAACTCCCGACCAAATTTATGAAGGTATTAAAGCCGCAGATCAAGGCGCTGGTGTGCTTTTGATCGTGAAAAACTATACCGGTGATGTGATGAATTTTGAAATGGCGGCAGATTTAGCAGATGCCGATGATATTAAAGTAGAACAAATCGTAGTAGATGATGATATTGCTGTTGAAGACAGTACTTTTACAACAGGACGCCGCGGTGTAGCTGGAACGGTTCTAGTGCATAAAATTATCGGGGCGGCGGCAGAAGCAGGCGCATCTCTTGATGAATTGAAAGCCCTTGGTGAAAAAGTAATTGCTTCTGTTAAAACGCTTGGTGTCGCACTTTCTCCTTGTACTGTTCCCGAGGTTGGACATCCCGGCTTTGAGCTCGGTGACGACGAAATCGAACTAGGTATTGGAATCCACGGCGAACCTGGGTTTACACGTGAAAAAATTATGCCATCTGCAAGTTTAGCTAAGCAACTTTACGAACGGATTAGCAATGAAAGCAAACTCCTAGCTGGCGATAAAGTGGTTGTCCTTGTTAACGGCATGGGCGCAACACCACTAATGGAACAATATGTTTTCGCAAATGATGTCCATGAACTTCTAAAAAATGCCGGCGTTCAAGTTGCAAAAACACTTGTTGGAGATTATATGACTTCTCTTGAAATGGCCGGTTTATCCTTAACCATTTTGAAATTAGAGGATGAAAAATGGGTAGATATGTTGAAACTCCCAGTGGACACAATTGCATGGTAA
- a CDS encoding YaaL family protein, protein MESRSNKFGRKKNKKIGKLHKSYDAYLMELIEVTQENWHKQKVLMRKSFEYDPNLEYEEKKAEARYFYLFKEARTRQLKNK, encoded by the coding sequence ATGGAGTCCAGAAGTAATAAGTTTGGCCGGAAGAAAAACAAGAAGATTGGCAAATTACACAAATCCTATGATGCTTATCTGATGGAATTGATTGAAGTCACACAAGAAAATTGGCACAAACAGAAAGTTCTAATGCGTAAAAGCTTTGAATATGATCCTAATTTAGAATACGAGGAAAAAAAGGCCGAAGCGCGCTATTTTTACCTTTTTAAAGAAGCACGTACAAGACAATTAAAAAACAAATAA
- the dhaL1 gene encoding dihydroxyacetone kinase ADP-binding subunit DhaL1: MTYDKDWALRWLNDFGERVQENKQLLSDLDQAIGDGDHGINMARGLSELKKVFTEKEPADLKDVFKTAGMTMVSKVGGASGPLYGTAFLNMSKAVDADTIDAVGLTKVIEAGLEGIEKRGKSHAGEKTMIDVWEPVVHALHQEDLTDDVVDAALQKTKDLKATKGRASYLGERSIGHLDPGAYSSALLFHAMLQTEVS; encoded by the coding sequence ATGACTTATGATAAAGATTGGGCGTTACGTTGGTTAAATGACTTCGGCGAACGCGTACAAGAAAACAAACAATTACTAAGTGATCTCGACCAAGCGATTGGTGACGGAGACCACGGTATCAATATGGCTCGCGGACTCAGCGAACTCAAAAAAGTTTTCACAGAAAAAGAACCGGCTGACCTAAAAGATGTTTTCAAAACCGCTGGGATGACAATGGTCAGCAAAGTTGGTGGCGCATCTGGCCCGCTTTATGGAACAGCATTTCTGAACATGAGTAAAGCAGTTGATGCGGATACCATAGACGCTGTTGGCCTTACAAAAGTAATTGAGGCTGGTCTAGAAGGCATCGAAAAACGCGGTAAATCGCATGCTGGCGAAAAAACAATGATTGATGTTTGGGAACCAGTTGTCCATGCGTTACATCAAGAAGATTTAACTGATGATGTGGTGGATGCGGCTTTACAAAAAACAAAAGATTTAAAAGCCACTAAAGGTCGAGCAAGTTATCTTGGTGAACGTTCAATTGGTCATCTCGATCCAGGCGCATACTCATCCGCATTGCTATTTCATGCAATGCTTCAAACGGAGGTGAGCTAA
- a CDS encoding aldo/keto reductase, translated as MTLSFSDTYRLNNGIEMPRHGFGVYKLTDEARMRTALETAVDVGYRLFDTASFYHNEKELGDFFASSGLKRDEFFVTTKMWNTEQGYDETLRAFEKSQKKLQLDQIDLYLVHWPKQNTFFDTWRAVEKLYDEGLVRAIGVSNFEAHHLDRLRTSANVLPVVDQLETHPHFPNHLLHRYLEELHIVHQAWSPLGRGGVLQEQILIDLAEKHGKSPAQIVLRWHLQNNISIIPKSETPSRIRENAAIYDFELSEADMRQVERLNTGERVSHAPDVMYVRSEI; from the coding sequence ATGACACTTTCTTTCTCGGATACATACAGACTGAACAATGGAATTGAAATGCCTAGACATGGTTTTGGGGTCTACAAGTTAACAGATGAAGCGCGTATGCGTACTGCGCTGGAAACCGCGGTGGATGTTGGGTATCGCTTATTTGATACGGCTTCATTTTACCATAATGAAAAAGAACTTGGAGACTTTTTTGCGTCAAGCGGCTTGAAAAGAGATGAATTTTTCGTAACAACAAAGATGTGGAATACAGAGCAAGGTTACGATGAAACGCTTCGGGCTTTTGAAAAATCACAGAAAAAATTGCAACTAGATCAAATTGATTTATATTTAGTTCATTGGCCAAAACAAAATACATTTTTCGATACTTGGCGTGCTGTAGAAAAATTATATGATGAGGGGCTTGTTCGCGCTATCGGCGTAAGCAATTTTGAAGCACATCACTTGGATCGTCTTCGCACAAGCGCAAATGTTCTTCCAGTAGTTGATCAGCTTGAAACGCATCCGCACTTTCCGAATCATCTTTTACACCGCTATTTAGAAGAGCTACATATCGTTCACCAAGCTTGGAGCCCACTTGGCCGAGGTGGCGTTTTACAAGAGCAAATCCTTATTGACCTAGCGGAAAAACACGGGAAATCACCTGCTCAAATCGTCCTTCGTTGGCACTTACAAAATAATATCTCTATCATTCCAAAATCAGAAACACCTTCAAGAATTAGAGAAAATGCAGCTATTTATGATTTTGAATTATCGGAAGCAGATATGCGCCAAGTCGAGCGTTTAAATACTGGTGAACGTGTGAGCCACGCACCAGACGTAATGTATGTAAGATCAGAAATTTAG
- a CDS encoding YbaB/EbfC family nucleoid-associated protein: MRGMGNMQGMMKQMQKMQKEMAKAQADLEAQEFTGTAGGGMVTVKATGKRVITDVVINEEVVDPEDIEMLQDLVLAATNDVLKQIEDTTSQTMGKFTQGLNIPGM, from the coding sequence ATGCGTGGAATGGGAAATATGCAAGGTATGATGAAACAAATGCAAAAAATGCAAAAGGAAATGGCGAAAGCTCAAGCTGATTTAGAAGCTCAAGAGTTCACTGGAACTGCTGGTGGCGGAATGGTTACAGTAAAAGCTACTGGTAAACGCGTCATTACGGATGTTGTTATAAACGAAGAAGTAGTTGATCCAGAAGACATCGAAATGCTACAAGATTTAGTACTTGCAGCAACAAATGACGTATTAAAACAAATTGAAGATACAACTTCACAAACAATGGGTAAATTCACACAAGGGTTAAATATCCCTGGAATGTAA
- the dhaM1 gene encoding dihydroxyacetone kinase phosphoryl donor subunit DhaM1, whose translation MTKPYGVVIVSHSKDVAKGVHDIIKEIAPDVSITHAGGTEDGRIGTSFDAVNEAIESNEADKVYTFYDLGSAKMNIETVEEISEKEIILFNAPILEGAYATAAQVQMDEKPEVIAANLKTIEIK comes from the coding sequence ATGACTAAACCTTATGGCGTTGTCATCGTTTCTCATTCCAAAGATGTAGCAAAAGGTGTTCATGATATTATTAAAGAAATTGCCCCAGACGTTTCTATCACGCACGCCGGTGGAACAGAAGACGGTCGCATTGGCACGAGTTTTGATGCCGTAAATGAAGCGATTGAAAGTAACGAAGCTGATAAAGTCTACACTTTCTATGACCTCGGAAGCGCCAAAATGAACATAGAAACCGTTGAAGAAATTAGCGAAAAAGAAATTATTCTCTTTAATGCTCCGATTTTAGAAGGTGCCTATGCTACAGCTGCTCAAGTTCAAATGGATGAAAAACCAGAAGTTATCGCAGCAAATCTTAAGACAATCGAAATTAAATAA
- the dnaX gene encoding DNA polymerase III subunit gamma/tau, protein MAYQALYRVFRPQSFQDVVGQEHVTKTLKNAIVQNKTSHAYLFSGPRGTGKTSAAKIFAKAINCEHGHDGEPCNECEICKGTTDGSIPDVLEIDAASNNGVEEIRDIREKVKYAPTVAKYKVYIIDEVHMLSTGAFNALLKTLEEPPKHVIFILATTEPHKLPLTIISRVQRFDFKRITTQDIIGRLKFILEEEKIPYDEKALMIVARAAEGGMRDALSLLDQVISYGSEEVTVEDALEITGSVAQNLLTKLVSAAFDGDAAEAISTLTALLAEGKDPVRLVEDLLVFFRDVLLYQKAPNLEETLERALIDDDFVALAKRADSLKVYEFVKILNTAQQQMRFSNHPGIYVEVALVQLTQAGQSVAGGGNVPADAASGSDVSDLKRQMEQMHQEIQTLKKQIASGAGAAPADKPTQNRGGSKKAINNGKQFKAPIGKINHVLGEAKKENLQLIRGCWGELLSMLMASQAALLNDAEPVAASQDTFVLKFKHEIHCQMAMDNPNFVETITSSIARLTQVNYTFIGIPEDQWADVRENFLHSHGSDADAEDGANPEAKKPAEDPFVAEAAKLVGEDLLEIKD, encoded by the coding sequence ATGGCGTATCAGGCTTTGTATCGGGTTTTTCGGCCGCAGTCGTTTCAGGATGTTGTTGGGCAGGAACATGTGACGAAAACGCTTAAAAATGCCATTGTGCAAAATAAAACTTCGCATGCTTATTTATTTTCTGGGCCTAGGGGAACAGGGAAGACTAGTGCGGCGAAAATTTTTGCGAAGGCGATTAACTGTGAACACGGCCATGACGGGGAGCCTTGCAATGAATGTGAGATTTGTAAAGGTACGACGGACGGTTCTATACCAGATGTTCTTGAAATCGATGCTGCCAGTAATAACGGGGTTGAAGAAATTCGAGATATCCGGGAAAAAGTAAAGTATGCGCCAACTGTGGCGAAATATAAAGTATATATTATCGATGAAGTGCATATGTTATCGACGGGAGCGTTTAATGCGCTACTAAAAACGCTGGAAGAACCGCCGAAACATGTCATTTTTATTTTGGCAACAACAGAACCGCATAAGTTACCGCTAACGATTATTTCGCGGGTACAACGGTTTGATTTTAAACGAATCACGACACAAGATATTATTGGTCGTTTGAAATTTATTTTGGAAGAAGAAAAAATCCCTTATGACGAAAAAGCGTTGATGATTGTTGCGCGTGCGGCTGAAGGCGGGATGCGTGATGCGCTTAGCTTGCTCGATCAAGTTATTTCCTACGGATCAGAAGAAGTTACCGTGGAAGACGCGCTCGAAATAACGGGTTCGGTTGCTCAAAATCTCCTTACAAAACTAGTAAGCGCAGCGTTTGACGGTGATGCGGCGGAAGCTATTTCAACGCTGACAGCACTGCTAGCAGAAGGAAAAGACCCAGTTCGTTTAGTGGAAGACTTACTCGTATTCTTTAGAGATGTGCTGCTGTATCAAAAAGCGCCGAATCTGGAAGAAACACTGGAACGAGCTTTGATTGATGATGATTTTGTTGCTTTGGCAAAACGAGCAGATTCACTTAAAGTGTATGAGTTCGTGAAAATTTTAAATACAGCGCAACAACAAATGCGTTTTTCGAATCACCCAGGGATTTATGTCGAAGTGGCGCTTGTTCAGTTAACTCAGGCGGGTCAATCAGTTGCAGGTGGCGGGAATGTGCCAGCAGATGCGGCTTCTGGAAGCGACGTCTCTGACTTAAAACGTCAAATGGAGCAAATGCATCAAGAGATACAAACGCTGAAAAAACAAATTGCCAGTGGGGCCGGAGCAGCACCAGCTGATAAACCAACCCAAAATCGCGGGGGCTCTAAGAAAGCGATCAACAACGGAAAGCAATTTAAAGCTCCTATTGGTAAAATCAACCATGTGTTAGGTGAGGCTAAAAAAGAGAATTTACAATTAATTCGTGGTTGTTGGGGTGAATTATTATCGATGTTGATGGCATCTCAAGCAGCTCTTTTAAATGACGCAGAACCTGTAGCTGCATCTCAGGACACTTTTGTGTTAAAATTTAAGCATGAGATTCACTGTCAAATGGCGATGGATAATCCGAATTTTGTTGAAACCATCACATCAAGTATTGCACGACTGACACAAGTAAATTATACTTTTATTGGAATCCCAGAAGATCAATGGGCTGATGTAAGAGAGAATTTCCTGCATAGTCATGGTAGTGATGCTGATGCGGAGGACGGCGCAAATCCAGAAGCTAAAAAACCAGCGGAAGATCCTTTTGTTGCAGAAGCCGCAAAACTCGTTGGTGAAGATTTGCTTGAAATTAAAGATTAA
- a CDS encoding DUF3188 domain-containing protein: MKIVNALFLISIGLIIIMFSPSYGKDGMASVPLLVTGLAVVLIGCVFIVLKIRKDKKEKN; this comes from the coding sequence ATGAAAATTGTTAATGCACTATTTCTTATTAGTATAGGTCTTATTATTATTATGTTTAGTCCTTCTTATGGAAAAGATGGGATGGCTAGTGTACCTCTTCTAGTTACCGGACTTGCGGTTGTTTTAATTGGCTGTGTATTCATCGTGCTAAAAATCCGTAAAGATAAGAAAGAAAAGAATTAG
- a CDS encoding Cof-type HAD-IIB family hydrolase, with translation MTTQAIILDIDGTLLNDDKKISPETKKALITAQENGVKLILASGRPTTGMHAYAEQLEMEKHHGLLVSYNGAKVVDCARSEELFNQALTVEEGKAVLEHMKQFKVKVMIDKEDYMYTNDVYDCYVPYRGEEINIIQYESRGGNFKLCEKDDLAAFLDYRLSKILTAGDPAYMQKNYQAMMAPFKDTLNCVFTADFYFEFTAQGIDKAKALDTVLTPMGIHAENIIAFGDGHNDITMVEYAGTGIAMQNAVAELKAAASSVTLSNNEDGIAHVLNSLIPS, from the coding sequence ATGACAACCCAAGCAATTATTTTAGATATTGATGGCACTTTATTGAACGACGACAAAAAAATTTCACCAGAAACAAAAAAAGCACTCATCACCGCGCAAGAGAATGGTGTTAAACTTATTCTAGCATCTGGTAGACCAACCACAGGAATGCACGCATATGCGGAACAATTAGAAATGGAAAAGCATCACGGTTTGCTCGTTTCATACAACGGCGCTAAAGTAGTTGATTGCGCGAGAAGTGAAGAATTATTCAACCAAGCACTTACTGTTGAAGAAGGAAAAGCCGTTTTAGAACATATGAAACAATTTAAAGTCAAAGTAATGATTGATAAAGAGGATTATATGTATACAAATGACGTATACGACTGCTACGTACCTTACCGCGGCGAAGAAATAAATATTATTCAGTACGAGTCTCGCGGTGGAAATTTCAAACTCTGTGAAAAAGATGATTTAGCTGCATTTTTAGATTATCGTCTAAGTAAAATCCTCACTGCCGGTGATCCGGCCTATATGCAAAAAAATTACCAAGCAATGATGGCGCCTTTCAAAGATACACTTAATTGTGTCTTTACTGCTGATTTTTACTTCGAATTCACAGCCCAGGGCATTGATAAAGCCAAAGCACTTGATACCGTTTTAACACCTATGGGCATTCACGCTGAAAATATTATCGCATTCGGAGACGGTCATAATGACATCACTATGGTCGAATATGCAGGTACAGGAATCGCTATGCAAAATGCTGTCGCGGAATTAAAAGCTGCAGCAAGCTCCGTTACTTTATCCAACAACGAAGACGGCATTGCGCACGTGCTAAACAGTTTAATCCCAAGTTAA